The following are encoded together in the Candidatus Methylomirabilis oxygeniifera genome:
- a CDS encoding Pfs, NACHT and Ankyrin domain protein (fragment) yields the protein MGLFGQLFGGGGDKPAGNLIDAAKYGEVEKVKSLLAEGADVNAKDLDGWTALMRAAWRGDIGIAELLLNKSADVNAGDKQNWTALMHASENGHPEIAKLLLSKNADVNVRATNGATTLIIASANGHTEIVKLLLEKGPEVNVQANDGGTALMRSAANGHTEIVTLLLDKGADVNIRDRKGETPLMRTSAEGQLGLVTMLLEKGADVNAQAIKGETALMYAAWYGRMGVVKLLLSHGADVYLKDSNKGENARGYAYGNGHEDIALLLEKHAAQ from the coding sequence ATGGGTCTTTTCGGACAATTATTTGGCGGGGGAGGTGACAAGCCTGCCGGCAACCTTATCGATGCAGCTAAATATGGAGAGGTAGAAAAAGTTAAGAGCCTGTTAGCTGAAGGCGCCGACGTGAACGCGAAGGATCTGGATGGGTGGACGGCCCTGATGCGCGCGGCCTGGCGTGGAGATATCGGGATTGCAGAGCTGCTGCTCAACAAGAGCGCCGACGTGAACGCGGGTGATAAACAGAACTGGACAGCCCTGATGCATGCGTCCGAGAATGGGCATCCGGAGATTGCAAAGCTGTTGCTCAGTAAGAACGCCGATGTGAATGTCAGGGCGACCAATGGCGCAACGACCCTGATCATCGCGTCTGCCAACGGGCATACCGAGATCGTCAAACTTCTGCTCGAGAAGGGGCCCGAAGTGAACGTGCAGGCGAATGATGGCGGGACGGCTCTGATGCGTTCGGCTGCGAACGGGCATACCGAGATCGTCACCCTGCTGCTCGATAAAGGTGCGGATGTCAACATCAGGGATCGAAAAGGCGAAACGCCGCTGATGCGTACGTCTGCGGAAGGGCAGTTGGGGCTCGTCACGATGCTGCTGGAGAAGGGGGCTGATGTGAACGCGCAGGCGATTAAAGGCGAGACCGCCCTGATGTATGCGGCGTGGTATGGGCGTATGGGGGTTGTCAAGCTGCTACTCAGTCACGGCGCTGATGTGTATCTTAAGGATAGCAACAAAGGTGAGAACGCCAGAGGATATGCGTACGGGAACGGACATGAGGACATCGCCCTGCTGCTGGAGAAGCACGCGGCGCAGTGA
- the narI gene encoding Nitrate reductase, gamma subunit (Evidence 2a : Function of homologous gene experimentally demonstrated in an other organism; Product type e : enzyme): MNSLNFVLFAAFPYLALFNAVVGTVWRFNRDRFSFSSISSQFLENRRLFWGSVPWHFGIIIILLAHLIAFLFPGPWRRLLSNIHILTTLEVIGLALAVFAIIGILTLTWRRLTNPRVRATSSVMDWVLLPLLITQVVLGFWVALNYRWGADWYMDTSVPWIGSLFTFQPKIEYVVDLPFIAKLHMLLGFGIIGLFPFTRLVHIISFPLRYLWRPLQVVIWNRHMGKV; the protein is encoded by the coding sequence ATGAACTCGCTGAACTTCGTGCTGTTTGCGGCGTTTCCTTACCTGGCGCTCTTCAACGCGGTGGTGGGAACTGTCTGGCGGTTCAATCGCGACCGGTTTTCGTTTTCCAGCATCTCGTCCCAGTTCCTGGAGAACCGGAGGCTGTTCTGGGGTTCCGTCCCCTGGCACTTCGGGATCATTATCATCTTACTGGCCCACCTGATTGCCTTTCTGTTCCCCGGCCCCTGGAGGCGATTGCTGTCCAATATCCATATCCTCACGACACTGGAAGTGATCGGCCTGGCCCTCGCCGTATTTGCGATCATAGGAATTCTCACGCTCACCTGGCGGCGTTTGACGAACCCGCGGGTTCGCGCGACCTCCAGCGTGATGGATTGGGTGTTATTGCCTCTGCTCATCACGCAAGTCGTTCTCGGATTCTGGGTCGCGCTGAACTACCGCTGGGGCGCGGACTGGTACATGGACACGTCGGTCCCGTGGATCGGCTCGCTCTTCACATTCCAGCCCAAGATCGAGTACGTCGTCGACCTCCCCTTCATCGCGAAACTCCATATGCTGTTAGGGTTCGGCATCATCGGCCTGTTTCCGTTCACCAGGCTGGTACACATCATCTCATTTCCACTTCGGTATCTCTGGCGCCCCCTGCAGGTCGTCATATGGAACCGGCACATGGGGAAGGTATAG
- a CDS encoding protein of unknown function (Evidence 5 : No homology to any previously reported sequences) — translation MWRSVIVVPVSTADSQARRGPTAVPLPAGTGGLKKDSVALCHQVTTLDRSKLTSLAGVLPPELLAKVGDGLRIAQDLS, via the coding sequence GTGTGGCGATCCGTCATTGTGGTTCCCGTTTCCACAGCCGACTCCCAGGCGCGACGTGGACCGACCGCCGTACCGCTCCCGGCAGGAACAGGCGGCTTGAAGAAAGATAGCGTCGCGCTTTGCCACCAAGTCACGACACTTGATCGAAGCAAGTTGACCTCGCTCGCCGGGGTACTTCCACCTGAACTCCTCGCCAAGGTTGGTGACGGTTTAAGAATCGCGCAGGATCTGTCGTAG
- a CDS encoding Menaquinol-cytochrome c reductase cytochrome b subunit (modular protein), translated as MMTDGRTSGIINRVTASRLWKSVFRHGYPATDLDRMSAMFTNFFLHLLPAKVHPNSLRLTYTWALGMVTFYLMVIQFVTGFLLMFFYIPVTDLAYHNMKDLQFAVSFGLLLRNMHRWAAHGMVALVFLHMGRVFYTASYRPPREFNWTMGVLLWLVTLFLSFTGYLLPWDQLAFWAITVGTSIAGYPPWIGETIRTLMLGGHQVGQGALLRFYVLHVAILPAMLCLLVAIHFWRVRKDGGLSRPEGPSPKRTAIPVAGGRFVPGPQKTYTLMEVVRGTSPMVGAQRPEDEVPAWPHLLFRLVVLFQVVLGVVVLLAIVFDAPLEELANPTHPPNPAKAPWYFLGLQELVSYSALVGGVVIPGLLVLGLMGIPYIDRTREGEGIWFTSALGKRIAAWSFVGTIPYTMGLLFLNARFGVRQFAPEAPQGVVDLLNPATLLLAAIVAFSVIVGWRTGSRRMAAIALFSAFVSAYVLLMIIGTYFRGPNWDWALPWR; from the coding sequence ATGATGACAGACGGACGGACGAGCGGGATCATCAATCGCGTGACTGCGAGCCGGCTGTGGAAGTCGGTCTTTCGGCACGGCTATCCGGCCACGGATCTGGACCGGATGTCCGCCATGTTTACCAACTTCTTCCTCCACCTCCTCCCGGCCAAGGTCCATCCGAACAGCCTGCGCCTTACCTACACCTGGGCCCTGGGGATGGTCACCTTCTACCTCATGGTCATCCAGTTCGTGACCGGCTTCCTCCTGATGTTCTTTTACATCCCGGTCACGGACCTGGCCTACCACAACATGAAGGATCTCCAGTTCGCCGTCTCCTTCGGCCTCCTCCTCCGCAACATGCACCGCTGGGCGGCCCACGGAATGGTGGCGCTGGTGTTCCTCCACATGGGCCGCGTCTTCTACACAGCCTCGTATCGCCCGCCCCGCGAGTTCAACTGGACCATGGGCGTTCTCCTCTGGCTGGTGACGCTGTTCCTCAGTTTCACGGGGTACCTCCTCCCGTGGGATCAGCTTGCCTTCTGGGCCATCACGGTGGGTACGAGCATTGCCGGCTACCCGCCCTGGATCGGGGAGACCATCCGGACGCTGATGCTCGGCGGCCATCAGGTCGGGCAGGGCGCCCTGCTGCGCTTCTACGTGCTCCACGTTGCGATCCTTCCCGCGATGCTCTGCCTCCTGGTGGCGATCCACTTCTGGCGGGTGCGGAAAGACGGCGGCCTCTCTCGGCCGGAGGGCCCGTCGCCCAAGCGCACCGCCATCCCGGTCGCCGGGGGGCGGTTCGTTCCCGGGCCGCAGAAGACCTATACCCTGATGGAGGTTGTGCGCGGAACCTCGCCGATGGTGGGGGCGCAGAGGCCGGAGGACGAGGTTCCCGCCTGGCCCCACCTCCTCTTCCGGTTGGTCGTCCTCTTCCAGGTCGTGCTGGGTGTTGTCGTCCTCCTGGCCATCGTGTTTGACGCCCCCCTGGAAGAGCTGGCCAACCCCACGCACCCGCCGAACCCGGCCAAGGCGCCCTGGTACTTCCTGGGCCTGCAGGAGTTGGTGAGCTACTCGGCCCTGGTGGGGGGCGTGGTGATCCCCGGCCTCCTGGTCCTGGGTCTGATGGGTATCCCGTACATCGATCGCACGCGGGAGGGGGAGGGGATATGGTTCACGTCGGCCCTGGGGAAGCGGATCGCGGCATGGTCATTCGTGGGGACGATCCCGTACACCATGGGCCTCCTATTCCTGAACGCTCGCTTCGGCGTGCGGCAATTCGCCCCCGAGGCCCCGCAGGGGGTCGTGGACCTGCTCAACCCGGCCACGCTGCTCCTGGCTGCCATCGTTGCCTTCTCGGTCATCGTCGGCTGGCGCACCGGCTCGCGCCGGATGGCGGCCATCGCCCTCTTCTCGGCCTTTGTCTCGGCCTACGTGCTCCTGATGATCATCGGGACGTACTTTCGCGGTCCCAACTGGGACTGGGCGCTGCCATGGCGTTGA
- a CDS encoding putative C4-dicarboxylate transporter (Evidence 3 : Function proposed based on presence of conserved amino acid motif, structural feature or limited homology): protein MGGPAAVRKGIRGLHPAYFGLVMATGIISIAARLQGMEVIAEALLWLNVIAFAVLWLLTGLRIIRFPRRFTADLLNHSRGPGFFTTVAACGVLGTQLFLAGKSQQAAVALWFLAVVLYAGLTYGMFTGFVTKRAKPSLREGINGGWLLSVVATQAIAVLGGLIAQQSELYREVTLFFALVMWLFGGMLYIWIISLVFYRYLFFPFSPADLTPPYWINMGAMAISTLAGTVLIGKAPDFDLLQRMLPFLYGMTLLFWATATWWIPMLVTVGVWRHVMRRFPLAYDPLYWGAVFPLGMYTVCTFRLAEVTELPILMMIPHYFVYVAFGAWAAVFIGLMHQLSRCLCIQNT, encoded by the coding sequence TTGGGGGGGCCGGCAGCGGTCCGGAAGGGTATCAGGGGTCTGCACCCCGCCTACTTCGGACTCGTCATGGCGACCGGCATCATCTCGATTGCAGCCCGCCTCCAGGGGATGGAGGTGATCGCCGAAGCGCTGCTCTGGCTCAACGTGATCGCCTTCGCGGTGCTCTGGCTGTTGACGGGTCTGCGGATTATCCGATTCCCGCGGCGTTTCACCGCAGATCTCTTGAATCACAGCCGCGGACCGGGCTTTTTTACTACCGTCGCCGCGTGTGGTGTACTCGGCACTCAACTGTTCCTGGCAGGCAAAAGTCAGCAGGCAGCGGTGGCGCTATGGTTTCTGGCGGTGGTGCTGTATGCGGGTTTGACCTACGGGATGTTTACCGGCTTTGTGACAAAGCGGGCGAAACCCTCTCTCAGGGAGGGTATCAATGGCGGATGGCTCCTCAGTGTTGTCGCGACGCAGGCGATTGCCGTTCTCGGCGGGCTGATCGCCCAGCAATCGGAACTATACCGTGAGGTGACCCTGTTCTTCGCGCTGGTCATGTGGCTGTTCGGCGGCATGCTCTATATCTGGATCATCTCTCTGGTCTTTTACCGTTACCTCTTCTTTCCGTTCTCACCGGCCGACCTCACACCCCCCTACTGGATCAACATGGGAGCGATGGCTATCTCGACGCTGGCCGGTACGGTGCTGATCGGTAAAGCCCCGGATTTCGACCTGTTGCAACGCATGCTGCCGTTTCTCTACGGGATGACCCTGCTCTTTTGGGCGACTGCGACGTGGTGGATCCCGATGCTCGTCACGGTGGGGGTGTGGAGACACGTCATGCGGAGGTTCCCGCTGGCATACGACCCGTTGTACTGGGGGGCTGTCTTCCCTTTGGGCATGTACACGGTCTGCACATTCCGATTGGCAGAGGTAACGGAATTGCCGATCCTCATGATGATCCCCCACTACTTCGTCTACGTGGCCTTCGGCGCATGGGCGGCCGTCTTCATCGGGCTCATGCACCAGCTCAGCAGGTGTCTGTGCATACAAAACACTTGA
- a CDS encoding conserved protein of unknown function (Evidence 4 : Homologs of previously reported genes of unknown function), with amino-acid sequence MKVDFDPIKNERNIKERQLSFERAAEVDFNTALVFPDTRKTYGETRYIALCYLDRRLHVLCFTETETGIRVISFRKANAREVIRYGKPQATD; translated from the coding sequence ATGAAAGTCGACTTCGATCCGATCAAGAACGAGAGAAACATCAAAGAGCGCCAACTCTCGTTCGAGCGAGCCGCGGAGGTCGATTTCAATACTGCGCTGGTGTTCCCAGACACTCGAAAGACATACGGCGAAACCCGTTACATTGCGCTTTGTTATCTGGATCGCAGGCTGCATGTGCTATGTTTCACCGAAACTGAAACCGGCATCCGGGTAATCAGCTTTCGTAAGGCCAACGCAAGAGAGGTAATTCGATATGGCAAGCCGCAAGCCACTGATTAG
- the narJ gene encoding Protein necessary for nitrate reductase assembly (narJ) (Evidence 2b : Function of strongly homologous gene; Product type f : factor) — MVAMISIGSTVVCQALDQLGRLLQYPDENLPVYVRDARQQIRSMIPAADNELAFFDTFVNTHDLAYWRQVYTDAFDLDPLFKIYIGYHLFGETYKRSHFLVKLNEHYCAHEYDCRPELPDHLAVALRFLPHCDHEEFREGLILEGIVPSIKNMLGKSATTDRGEDLAAQHTTVRSLQDAIRAEQRQFYQPDEIAASWHPEAFGQGVITEGLKDVPHTDHPPFGTQSMEGHEFDRPSCGPCPLATGPLTGDLGTQLKGVPEHEKEKDMRKEEVRKGEEERLSHPYAHVLRALEQVLGGKA, encoded by the coding sequence ATGGTAGCCATGATCTCCATCGGGTCAACCGTCGTGTGCCAGGCGTTGGATCAACTCGGACGACTGCTGCAGTACCCCGACGAGAATCTGCCTGTGTACGTGCGGGACGCCCGTCAACAGATCCGATCCATGATCCCTGCGGCCGATAACGAACTGGCTTTCTTCGACACGTTCGTGAACACCCACGACCTGGCATACTGGAGGCAGGTCTATACCGACGCCTTCGACCTCGACCCCCTGTTCAAGATCTACATCGGCTACCACCTGTTCGGCGAGACGTATAAGCGCAGTCATTTTCTGGTGAAGCTGAACGAACATTACTGCGCACATGAGTACGATTGCAGACCGGAACTGCCCGATCATCTGGCGGTGGCTCTTCGGTTCCTGCCGCATTGCGACCATGAGGAGTTCCGGGAAGGGCTGATTCTGGAGGGGATCGTTCCGTCGATCAAAAACATGCTCGGCAAAAGCGCCACGACCGACCGCGGAGAGGATCTCGCGGCGCAGCACACGACAGTACGATCCCTCCAGGATGCCATTCGCGCCGAGCAGCGTCAATTCTATCAACCTGATGAGATTGCCGCGTCGTGGCATCCGGAAGCCTTCGGACAGGGCGTCATCACTGAAGGGTTGAAAGACGTGCCACACACGGACCACCCTCCCTTCGGTACTCAATCGATGGAAGGTCATGAATTTGATCGGCCGTCCTGTGGTCCGTGCCCGCTCGCGACGGGACCGTTGACGGGCGATCTCGGGACGCAGCTCAAGGGCGTTCCCGAGCACGAGAAGGAAAAGGATATGCGGAAAGAAGAGGTGCGAAAGGGCGAGGAGGAGCGGCTGTCGCACCCGTATGCGCATGTCCTGCGCGCATTGGAACAGGTATTGGGGGGAAAGGCGTAG
- a CDS encoding hypothetical tetraheam c type cytochrome, part of bc1 complex, complex III (Evidence 5 : No homology to any previously reported sequences) yields the protein MSRRWVWAFAVLGVFNGLLFLVALWRDYDREWKRYQTAFFALEGRKARTAREEEAVKARRHEFIQVAVAGTARVDRCMMCHLGIEDQRFADAPQPFRSHPEIPRHPFERFGCTVCHGGQDMATTKADAHGRVPFWEEPLLEGEYRQAACGGCHLGGDVPGAPLLAQGRQLYLQRGCVACHRIRGMGGMVGPDLTFVGSRKHDPEWYIRHFKDPQATVPGSTMPPFKHLPEAELKALTVYMLSLREMPSALLPAPRTAAASGTQ from the coding sequence ATGAGTCGGCGATGGGTGTGGGCATTCGCTGTGTTGGGCGTCTTCAACGGGCTCCTCTTCCTGGTTGCCCTCTGGCGCGACTATGACCGGGAGTGGAAGCGCTACCAGACGGCCTTTTTCGCCCTCGAGGGCCGCAAGGCGCGGACGGCCCGGGAGGAAGAGGCCGTGAAGGCCCGCCGGCACGAGTTCATCCAGGTCGCCGTAGCGGGGACGGCCAGGGTGGACCGGTGCATGATGTGCCACCTCGGCATCGAGGATCAGCGGTTTGCCGACGCGCCGCAGCCGTTCCGGAGCCACCCGGAGATCCCGAGACATCCCTTCGAACGCTTCGGGTGTACCGTCTGCCACGGGGGGCAGGACATGGCCACGACGAAGGCCGATGCCCACGGGCGTGTCCCGTTCTGGGAGGAGCCGCTGCTGGAGGGGGAGTACCGCCAGGCTGCCTGCGGCGGCTGCCACCTCGGCGGCGACGTACCGGGCGCGCCGCTGCTGGCCCAGGGGCGGCAACTCTACCTCCAGCGGGGCTGCGTCGCGTGTCACCGGATCCGCGGCATGGGCGGGATGGTTGGGCCGGACCTGACGTTCGTGGGGAGCCGCAAGCACGATCCTGAATGGTACATACGACACTTCAAGGACCCGCAGGCCACGGTGCCCGGCTCGACCATGCCCCCCTTCAAACACCTGCCGGAGGCGGAGCTGAAGGCGTTGACGGTCTATATGCTGAGTCTGCGCGAGATGCCGTCGGCCCTCCTCCCGGCACCCCGAACGGCGGCAGCCTCAGGAACGCAATAA
- a CDS encoding FAD-dependent pyridine nucleotide-disulphide oxidoreductase precursor, with protein sequence MSEDLSPKYQITTPDDAYWRQQIKCQDACPVHTDARGYVNAIADGDPERAYIIAREPNPFASICGRVCAAPCEAACRRGDLDAPIAIRALKRFVTERYGVEAPLRADRARPSIEATGLHLVEASPIVREIRNVEDATALRRVGLAEHAGTGKRVAVVGSGVAGLTCAHDLALLGYRVTVFEKQTVPGGMLMLGVPEYRLPRDLVRAEIQAILDLGVELKTNAAIGRDFALADLRAQGFEATFLAIGCHKARGLPIEGTELDGVFRAVEFLLNINLGFKVDLGRRVIVVGGGDVAMDAARTAAREMAGVDPVAAMREAMDVAREAVRAGAREVRVVCLESWDEMPAQRFEIEEALAEGLAIFPRLGPKRIVGQEGRAVGLETIRVSRVFDEQRRFSPRFVEGTEQVMAADSIILAIGQAPDLAFLGPEDGVAITPRQTIQVDSATLATTAPGVYAGGDVAFGPRIFIEGVANGHRAARSIHEYLSDRRFALSTRAEWVRLDHDRQVLQGEAGTEPALPRVYPGYRATPRREPPGLPIDRRIGIAEVELKYPDTQAQAQAQRCVRCGIHTIFDGTTCILCGGCVDVCPEYCLRMVPIDQLAGDDAVTSLVESLTGSPQSATPVAASAATAMLMDATRCIRCALCAMRCPTGAISMEAFRYVETWVLA encoded by the coding sequence ATGTCTGAGGATCTTAGCCCGAAGTATCAGATCACCACCCCGGACGATGCCTACTGGCGCCAACAGATCAAGTGCCAGGACGCCTGCCCCGTACACACGGATGCCCGCGGCTACGTGAACGCGATCGCCGACGGCGATCCCGAGCGCGCGTACATCATTGCCCGCGAGCCGAATCCTTTCGCCTCGATTTGCGGCCGGGTGTGCGCCGCGCCCTGCGAAGCCGCCTGCCGCCGGGGCGATCTTGACGCGCCTATCGCCATCCGCGCCCTTAAGCGCTTCGTGACCGAGCGCTACGGCGTGGAGGCCCCGCTGCGGGCCGACCGGGCCCGCCCGTCGATCGAGGCGACGGGTCTCCACCTGGTGGAGGCAAGCCCGATCGTCCGGGAGATCCGAAACGTCGAGGACGCCACCGCCCTGCGGCGGGTCGGCCTGGCCGAGCACGCGGGGACGGGCAAGCGCGTGGCCGTGGTCGGCTCCGGCGTGGCGGGCCTGACCTGCGCGCACGACCTGGCCCTGCTCGGGTATCGGGTGACGGTCTTCGAGAAGCAGACGGTCCCTGGCGGGATGCTCATGCTCGGCGTCCCCGAGTACCGCCTCCCCCGGGACCTGGTGCGGGCAGAGATCCAGGCCATCCTCGACCTGGGCGTGGAGCTGAAGACGAACGCAGCCATCGGGCGGGACTTCGCGCTGGCCGACCTGCGGGCCCAGGGCTTTGAGGCAACGTTCCTGGCCATCGGGTGTCACAAGGCGCGTGGGCTCCCGATCGAGGGAACCGAACTGGACGGCGTCTTCCGGGCGGTGGAGTTCCTCCTCAATATCAACCTCGGCTTCAAGGTCGACCTGGGCCGGCGCGTGATCGTGGTGGGCGGCGGGGACGTGGCGATGGACGCGGCCCGCACTGCCGCCCGCGAGATGGCCGGGGTGGATCCCGTCGCGGCCATGCGCGAGGCCATGGACGTCGCCCGCGAGGCAGTCCGCGCGGGCGCCCGCGAGGTGCGGGTCGTCTGTCTCGAGTCCTGGGACGAGATGCCGGCCCAGCGCTTCGAGATCGAGGAGGCCCTGGCGGAGGGGCTCGCTATCTTCCCGCGCCTCGGACCGAAGCGCATTGTGGGTCAGGAGGGCAGGGCGGTCGGCCTGGAGACGATCCGCGTGAGCCGCGTCTTCGACGAGCAGCGACGCTTCAGCCCCCGGTTCGTGGAAGGGACGGAGCAGGTGATGGCCGCCGACTCGATCATCCTGGCTATCGGGCAGGCGCCGGACCTGGCGTTCCTCGGTCCAGAGGATGGCGTTGCGATCACCCCCCGCCAGACGATCCAGGTAGACTCGGCCACGCTGGCTACCACCGCGCCCGGGGTGTACGCCGGCGGCGATGTGGCGTTCGGCCCGCGCATTTTCATCGAGGGTGTCGCCAACGGGCACCGCGCAGCCCGCTCCATCCACGAATATCTGAGCGACCGGCGCTTTGCCCTCTCGACCAGGGCGGAGTGGGTCCGCCTCGATCACGACCGCCAGGTCCTGCAGGGAGAGGCCGGAACCGAGCCGGCCTTGCCGCGCGTGTATCCCGGCTATCGGGCGACGCCGCGCCGCGAGCCGCCTGGACTGCCCATCGACCGGCGCATCGGAATCGCCGAAGTGGAACTGAAGTACCCGGACACCCAGGCCCAGGCCCAGGCCCAGCGCTGCGTCCGGTGCGGGATCCACACGATCTTCGACGGCACAACGTGTATCCTGTGCGGCGGGTGCGTGGATGTCTGCCCCGAGTACTGCCTGCGTATGGTTCCCATCGACCAACTCGCCGGCGACGATGCCGTGACGTCCCTCGTTGAATCGCTCACCGGTTCCCCGCAATCCGCAACCCCCGTCGCGGCCTCAGCCGCCACCGCGATGCTCATGGATGCGACCCGCTGTATCCGCTGCGCCCTGTGCGCGATGCGGTGTCCCACGGGCGCCATCAGCATGGAGGCGTTTCGCTATGTCGAAACCTGGGTCCTCGCCTGA
- a CDS encoding Rieske (2Fe-2S) domain protein precursor, producing MSKPGSSPESIDNSPDKGRISRRVLLGTGWCGFLLSIVGPALANIRFLFPNVVYEGPTLLKVGRPEDYASGTITFLDEQRLFIMRDPEGLRALSAICTHLRCTTGPFVPPTAEWKEAHSRCPCHGSIFAKDGRVLQGPAPRPLDFYRVSLAPDGRLVVDTAAVVDKGDVLKV from the coding sequence ATGTCGAAACCTGGGTCCTCGCCTGAGTCGATCGACAACAGTCCGGACAAGGGACGGATCTCGCGCCGCGTCCTGCTGGGGACAGGCTGGTGCGGGTTCCTGCTCTCCATCGTGGGCCCCGCCCTGGCCAACATCCGCTTCCTCTTCCCCAACGTCGTGTACGAGGGCCCCACACTGCTCAAGGTAGGACGCCCGGAGGACTACGCGTCGGGAACGATCACGTTCCTGGATGAGCAACGGCTCTTCATCATGCGGGACCCCGAGGGGCTCCGGGCGCTGTCGGCCATCTGCACGCACCTGCGGTGCACCACCGGACCCTTTGTGCCGCCGACCGCCGAGTGGAAGGAGGCCCACTCGCGCTGCCCGTGCCATGGCAGCATCTTTGCTAAGGACGGCCGGGTCCTCCAGGGACCGGCCCCACGGCCCCTCGATTTCTATCGGGTCAGCCTCGCCCCGGATGGCCGCCTCGTGGTCGACACGGCTGCCGTCGTAGACAAGGGGGATGTCCTGAAGGTGTAG
- a CDS encoding conserved protein of unknown function (Evidence 4 : Homologs of previously reported genes of unknown function) — translation MASRKPLISADGEVRELTAEDMTKFKPAAEVLPASLRKKLGVRGPQKTPTKERITIRLSREVVERFRESGEGWQTRVDAALREWLKNHSPA, via the coding sequence ATGGCAAGCCGCAAGCCACTGATTAGCGCAGACGGCGAAGTTCGTGAACTCACCGCCGAAGATATGACGAAATTCAAGCCGGCCGCTGAGGTATTACCGGCATCGCTCAGAAAGAAACTGGGTGTGCGTGGCCCTCAGAAAACTCCAACAAAAGAACGCATCACCATTCGGTTATCGCGGGAAGTGGTGGAACGTTTCCGCGAAAGTGGAGAGGGTTGGCAAACTCGCGTTGATGCCGCTTTACGCGAGTGGCTCAAGAATCATTCTCCGGCGTAA